From the Kribbella sp. CA-293567 genome, the window GGTCGGTGGCCGGCCACCGCCCTGCCCTGCCGGCTTCAGCTGTCGATGGGGCGGCCGTAGGTGATGGCTTCGAGGACCGGCTGTGGGGCCAGTGAGCGGTAGGCGGCGTCGGGGTTGGCGCCGAGGGCGTCGTTGATGGTGGAGAAGGCGACGCGCAGGGCTACGAAAGCCGTCAGGCCGAAGATCTGGTGGTCGGTCCAGCCTGCGGTGCGGAGGCTCTGGACGTCCTCGGGTGTCGTGCTGTTGGGATCGCGGGCGACCTTGCGGGCCCACTCGGCCAAGGCGTGTTCGTCGGCGGACAGGCCGGAGTCGTCGCCGCGCAGTACGCCGGCGGCGAGCTTCTCGTCGGTCGCACCGGCCAGTTTGGTGCCCCAGGCAACGGAACAGTAGGAGTCGCCGAGGGCGGAGGCGCAGGCGGCGACCAGGATT encodes:
- a CDS encoding carboxymuconolactone decarboxylase family protein, which translates into the protein MSFLDLPEPDAAAEELFAEDVEELGFVMNASRIWAYDPALQQQLFALLRDLVHEHGLTFRQRGILVAACASALGDSYCSVAWGTKLAGATDEKLAAGVLRGDDSGLSADEHALAEWARKVARDPNSTTPEDVQSLRTAGWTDHQIFGLTAFVALRVAFSTINDALGANPDAAYRSLAPQPVLEAITYGRPIDS